One window of Globicephala melas chromosome 2, mGloMel1.2, whole genome shotgun sequence genomic DNA carries:
- the ABHD12B gene encoding protein ABHD12B, whose product METDKQGCVPAWWHMVTWNLRSFPYSCSTLRRKIATLCDSFTTKSLNEHIFPPLMHMVIFFNFFKAPFLVDLKKPELKIPHTVSFYIKGEPRVILGTWHTVSSCRWGEDAKGKGRSCYEAALHDGNPIIVYLHGSAEHKAAPHRLELVKVLSDSGFHVLSVDYGGFGDSTGKPTEDGLTADAVCVYEWTEARNGTTPVCLWGHSLGTGVATNAAKVLEEKGFPVDAIILEAPFTNIWVASINYPLLKIYWKLPGFLSTVMDALRKDELVFPSDENVKFLSSPLLIIHGEDDKTVPLEFGKKLYEIAHNAYRNKERVKVVIFPPGLQHTFLCKGTTLLKTVRGFLSQQWA is encoded by the exons ATCTTTCCCATACTCCTGTTCAACCCTCAGAAGAAAAATTGCCACTCTGTGTGACAGCTTTACAACTAAATCATTAAACGAACATATTTTCCCTCCTCTGATGCACATggtgatttttttcaactttt TCAAAGCACCATTTCTTGTGGATTTAAAGAAACCGGAGTTAAAGATTCCTCACACAGTGAGCTTCTACATCAAAGGTGAACCTAGGGTGATTCTGGGAACATG GCACACAGTTTCTAGCTGCCGGTGGGGGGAGGATGCTAAGGGGAAGGGCCGTAGCTGCTACGAAGCAGCCCTCCATGACGGCAACCCAATTATTGTTTATCTTCATGGCAGTGCAGAACACAA GGCAGCTCCTCATAGACTTGAGCTAGTAAAG GTGCTGAGTGACAGTGGTTTTCATGTCTTGTCTGTTGACTACGGAG GGTTCGGGGACTCGACGGGTAAACCCACGGAGGATGGGCTGACTGCGGATGCTGTCTGTGTCTATGAATGGACCGAGGCGAGAAATGGTACCACCCCTGTGTGTCTCTGGGGCCACTCTCTGGGAACAGG AGTTGCAACAAATGCTGCAAAAGTTCTAGAAGAGAAAG gaTTTCCAGTTGATGCTATTATCTTGGAGGCTCCATTTACCAACATATGGGTTGCAAGTATCAATTATCCCTTGTTAAAG atttactgGAAACTTCCAGGATTTTTAAGCACGGTTATGGATGCCCTGAGGAAAGACGAACTAGTCTTCCCCAGTGATGAAAA TGTTAAATTCCTGTCGTCTCCCCTTCTTATCATACATGGTGAGGATGACAAAACGGTGCCTTTGGAATTTGGAAAAA AGCTCTATGAAATTGCACACAATGCATATAGGAACAAAGAGAGGGTGAAGGTGGTGATCTTTCCTCCTGGCCTCCAACACACCTTCCTGTGTAAAGGCACCACACTGTTAAAAACCGTGAG AGGTTTCCTGAGCCAGCAGTGGGCGTGA